The genome window TTTTATAAAATTTTTTCCCTTTTAATTCAAAATTCAACATTCAAAATTCATAATTTTATAAAGTTTTCCTTAAGATTATCTAAACACATACATTTTGTAAAGCGTTATGGAATTAACTATAAATCTCTCCACCCATATTAGATGAATTAGAAAGATCCCTTGTATGGGATAAAAATGGATACCATGTACAGAGAGGCAGTCACTTATAGAGCAAATTTATTTTGGATTTTTTTGTCATATTTTTGGTATAATAACGAGGGATATTTTAAAAGATTATTTTCTTCGGCTCTTTAGTAAATAAGGTTGTAAAAGAATGGATGAGACTAGCTGATGAGGATGTAAGGGTAGCGGAGATTGTTTTGGATGAAGGAATATATAATCAGACCTGTTTTTATTCTCAACATCCTGATGCCATTATTGGAAGTCTACCTGATGGATTGCCCAATAAGGAAAATGCCCAAGAGGCTCTTGTGATATAGCTTATGAGGTTTTTAGTTTTGTTAAGGGTCTTTTGATAGAGGCTAAATGAACATCATTGTCTGTATAAAGCAGGTGCCTGATACAACATTAGTAAGAATTGACCCAGAGACAAATACCATCATTAGAGAGGGTGTTCCATCCATAATTAACCCATTTGATACAAATGCCATTGAGACAGGGCTGCAAGTTAAAGAAAAATATGGGGGGAAAACAATTGCCATTACAATGGGTCCTTCCCAAGCAAGCGAAGCCTTAAGGGAGGCAATATCAATGGGCATAGATGAGGCATACCTCATATCTGACAAAGCATTTGCCGGCTCTGATACATTGGCAACCTCAATGGTTTTAAGCTTTGCCATAAAAAAGCTTGGATTTTCCCTGATTATCTGTGGAAAGCAGGCTATAGATGGCGATACAGCACAGGTTGGACCTGAGATTGCAGAATTGCTTGATATACCTCATATCTCTTATGTCTGTAAGCTACCAGAAATAATGGATGGAAAGATAAGGGCAGAGAGGGAGCTTGATGAGGCTTATGAAATAATAGAAGCTGATTTGCCTTGTCTTATCACAGTAACCAAGCAGATAAATGAGCCAAGGATGGCAGGATTAAAGAGAAAGCTTTTTGCAAAGGCCATGCAAATTCCAATTTTAACAAAGAAAGGGCTTGAAATAGATGAAAACCTTTGTGGTCTCCCTGGTTCTCCTACACAGGTGGTAAGAATATTCACCCCTCCTAAAAAAGAGGGAAAGAAACTTTCTGGAAGCCCTGAGGAGATGGTAAGCACATTGATAAAGGAGCTTAGGGAAAGGATGGTTATAATGTAATGAGCAAACTCTATCTCATTGATGGCCATTCAATGGCATATCGAGCATTCTATGCTATTTCTTCCCTTACAACATCAAGGGGAGAGCCAACAAATGCAATTTATGGCTTCACAATTATGCTCCTTAAAATTTTAAAAGAAGAAATGCCCGATTATCTGTGTATTTGCTTTGATTCAAAAACACCTACCTTTAGGCACAATATATATCCAAAATATAAGGCACATCGAGAGAGGATGCCAGAGGAGATGCATATTCAGATACCCTTAATTTTTGAGGCAATAAAACACTTGGGATGTTTTTCTGCCTCCCTTGATGGGTATGAGGCAGATGACCTTATTGCCTCCTGTGTCAAAAGATTTGAAAACGATGTAGATGAGATTTTTATCCTTACCCAGGACAAAGATATGTTTTCCCTTATTTCCGAAAAGACAAGGGTGGTATGCTGTAAGAAAGGGGTTATAGAAAAAACAATCTTTGACCCTTTAAAAACCATTGAAAAATTTGGGGTTCCTCCAGAAAGTATTTTAGACCTTCTCTCCTTAATTGGCGATAGCTCAGATAATATCCCAGGAGCAAAGGGCATCGGAGAAAAAACTGGGGTTGAGCTTATTAAAAAATACGAAAGCCTGGAAAATATTCTAAAAAAACCAGAGATAATTGAAGAGCAAAAGATAAGAACTCTCATTGAAAAAGAGAAAGGGATGATAGAATTAAGTAGAGAGCTTGTTTGTCTAAAGGACGACCTTCCCCTTAATTTTTCACTTTCCGACCTTAAGATAAAAACAATGGATAAAAAATCCCTCCTTTCTTTATTTTTAGAGCTTGAATTTAAAACATTGATCAAGGAGATGTCCTTAAAGGAGGAGAAAGAGAGGGAAATGTTGCCATTTTCTTTAATTTCAACAGAGGAAGGGATTTCTCTATTTCTTAAAGAGAATAAGCTCATTATCTCTGATGGTTCTAATTCCTTCTTTTCCTCCTTTGATGAAGCAAAGACTTTGCTTGAGGATAAAAATATAGAAAAGATAGGCTTTGACTTAAAATCCCTCATTATCCTTTTTAAAAAACAGGGTATAAATTTAAATGGGGGCTTATTTGACATTATGATTGCTTCTTATCTTCTTAACCCAGGCTTAAAGCAGAACATTGATGATATATTTATAAGAAACCTTCCCAATGAAACCCCTGATGCAATGGGCATATTCAAGCTAAAGGGAAAATTGGAAAAAAAGCTAAAGGAAGAAGGTCTTTTTGGAGTATTTGAGGAATTGGAGATGCCTCTGGTAAATGTCCTTTCCGAGATGGAAGCTTCTGGGATAATGGTTGATAAGAAATACCTTGTAGAATTTGGCGGTGAGCTAAATGAGAAAATCTCTCTTTTAAGTGAAAAGATATATAGCTTTGCGGGAGAATTTAATCTAAACTCACCAAAACAGCTTTCCTTTATTCTATTTGAAAAGCTAAATCTTCCCATAATAAAAAGGGGAAAAACCGGGCCATCCACCGATGAGGAGGTTCTTGTTTCTCTATCAAAGCTACATCCCTTACCAAAGCTTATTCTAGATTATCGGGAGCTTGCAAAGCTTAAATCGACCTATACGGACGGCATTATTCCCCTGATTGGAGAGGATGGAAGGGTTCATACCTCATTTAATCAGACAATTACAGCCACAGGAAGGCTTTCATCAAGCAATCCAAATCTACAGAATATCCCCATAAGGACAGAGGTTGGAAAAAAAATAAGAAGGGCATTTGTGGCTAGTTCTTCAAATGTATTTCTAAAGGCAGATTATTCACAAATTGAGCTTCGTATCCTTGCCCATATCTCAAAAGACAAAGCCCTTATTTCCTCATTTATTGCCGGTGAGGACATCCATTCAAATACAGCATCAGAGATTTATGGTAGCTCAAAGATAACAGAGGAAATGAGGCGTCAGGCAAAGACGATAAACTTTGGGATAGTATATGGAATGAGTGCTTATGGCTTATCAAAGGAGCTTGGTATATCACCAAATAATGCACAGGAGATGATTGATAGGTATTTTATCCTCCATCCAGGGGTTTTAATGTATATCCAGGAAACAATACAAAAGGCAAGGGAGCTTGGATATGTTGAAACCCTATGGAAAAGAAAAAGGTTCATCCCAGAAATACTTAGCAAAAATAAAGGAATTCGTGAGTTTGCAGAAAGACAGGCGATAAATATGCCCATTCAGGGAACCTGTGCAGATTTGATAAAAAAGGCAATGATTGATGTTTATAAAAGCCTTCCCTCTAATTGCAAGCTCCTCCTTCAGGTTCACGATGAGCTTCTGTTTGAAATTCCAGAGAAAGAATCATCTAAGATAGCACCAATTGTCATAGAGTCTATGAAGAACGCAGGTAAATTTGATGTGCCAATAGAGGTAAATATATCCATTGGCAAGAATTGGGGAGAGCTTTAATTTTTGTATGTGTTTAGCCTTTATTCTCATCTTAATTTTTGTTTTTATTTATTTCTTTGATGCTGCCACCTTAAGGGGATTCTGGATAACCGGAGACCTAGGCTATTCTGACCTTACCGATTATTATTTTCCCCTTAAGTGCTATCTAGAAGAGTGCCTTAAGGATTTTTCTCTTCCCCTATGGTGTCCTTATGTCCTATCTGGAATACCAATATTAAGTGAAGGAGAAATTGGTGCATTTCATCCATTAAATATTATCTTTTTCTTAATTTTAGACCCTTTCTCTGCCTATAATTTAACAACCATAATCTCATTTTTTATAGCAGGGTTTTCCCTATTCTTATTCTGCCAGACAATTGGCTTGAAATTTTTCCCATCCGTTTTATCCTCAATATCCTTTACATTCTCTGGTTATCTTATAACCCACCTTAAACATCCATCTAATTTGATGACAGCCTCTTTTTTTCCATTTCTTTTTTATTTTGCAGAGAGGTTTATTCAAGAAGGAAGACTTTATTTTGCCATCACAGGTGGAATTATCCTTTCTTTGCAGGTATTTTCAGGCCATCCCCAGATTATGGTCTATACAAATTTTGCCTTGTCCCTTTATTTTTTCTTTCGCTTTATCATTATATGTTTAGAGGAGAGAAAAAAGAAGAAAAGAAAATTCCTCCCTTTATTCCTTAAGCTTTTATTTATTCCCCTCATCCTCATCATAGGTTTTTCCCTTTCTGCTTGTCAGCTTTTTCCAACCTTTGAATTGCTTAAACATTCTGGAAGGAGGCTTGGAGAGGCAATCCATGAGCTAGAGAGATTTCCATTTCACCCAAAGGAGCTTATAAACTTTGTCCTTCCATATTTTTATGGAGACCCGGCATTAGCTACATATAAAACAGAATGGAATAGCCTTTTCTGGGAGAATACAGGCTATATTGGAATTCTTCCTTTAATTGCCTCTTTTCTTTCCCTGTTTTGGATAAGAAAAAATAGGTATATTTTATTCTTCGGCACCTCTTTTTTCTTCTTTCTCCTTCTCTCCTTTGGAAAATATAGCCCTTTCTTGTTTCTTCTTAAAATGTCCCCTTTTTCAAGCTATAGGTTTCCCAATCGGTTTTTGCTCCTGGTAGATTTTTCCTTAGCAATACTTGCTGGGTTTGGGATTCAGCTTATTTTAGAGAAGATAAAAAATTTTTCTATGAAAACAATCGCTTATATCGTTGTAATTATTATTACCTTCCTTGATTTATATAAATTTGGAGCACATCATAACCCCTGCGTTTTAATGAAAGATTGGAAGAAAATCCCAGAGGTTGTAAAATTCCTTAAAAGCGATAAAGATATATTTAGGGTCTATTCTATTGGAAGCATAATAAGCAGAAATACCCTCTATTACAAATACGGCTGGCTTAAAAACAAAAATTGGCATCTTCAAAATAGAGAAACCCTATCTGTAAACACAAATGCAATTTATCATCTTTCAAGCCCCGGGGTTTATCTTACCCTCTTTCCCTTAAGGCCATTTATCTTTGAAATGGCATTAGGAGGCGGTTTTATTCTTTCGTCATCAAATTGGACAGGCATTGTTCCTGATAATACCATAAAGCTTTTAAGCCTCCTTAATGTAAAATACCTTGTCTCCTGTTTTTCCCTTTCTAGTAAAGCAATTGAGCTGGTAAAGGAGATTAAAATGGATTGGGATTTACCATCGGTTAAGGTTTATCGGAATAACAATGTTTTCCCAAGGGCATTTCTTGTTCCCTGCTGCAAAAAAATCTATGATCCCAATACAATAATTGATGAGATTCTAAAGGATGAATTTGACCCAAGGTATGAGGTAATATTGGAGGAAGAGGCCCCTTCTGGCTCATTTTCTATTTTTGACTCATCCTGCAAGATAGAGGAATATAAAACAGATTATGTAAAAATAGCCTGTGAGATGAAAGAAAATGGCTTTTTGTTTCTTTCTGATTCACATTACCCAGGGTGGAAGGCGTATATTAAGAGTCAAGAGTCAAGAGTCAAGAGTCAAGAGTCAGAGGTGAAGGTTTATTATGCAAATTGTGCATTTAGGGCTGTATTTTTAAAGAAAGGGAAATATGAGGTTGTTTTTCGCTATAAACCCAGCTCATTTTATAAGGGAGGAATTATAAGCCTGGTTGCTTTTTTATTGGTTATTTGTTTATTATTCAAATTTAAAGGTTGCAAAATTTAAATTTATGTTTTATAATTAAATTATGACAGAGAACATCGGAAGGTTTTTAGAGGGAATTGCTGAATCTATGGTAAGGACAGAAATTATCCTCTTCTTCCATAGAAATCAGTTTGCCATGGATGTAGCAAGGAATATTGCCAGGTGGATAGGAAGGGATATAGCCGTTGTTGAAAAGGAGCTTGATAACCTTGTTGAGCAAAAAATCCTTGACCGGATGGGAACAGGACCCTCTGCTATTTATTCCTATACCCAGGATGTTGAAATCATTGAAACCATAGATAAATTTGTCACAGAGCTTACCTTGGGAAGGGAAAAGGTAAGAAGGGCAATGGAAGGTTTAAAGCCCTCCCTTTAAGGGTCTTAAGAGTCTAACGAGTCTAAAAAGTTATTAACTCTACAAACCCTTGATCTCTGACCCTTTGACTCTCTGGCTCTTAAGACTCTGTTATGTTCCTATTTTCAAAGAG of bacterium contains these proteins:
- a CDS encoding electron transfer flavoprotein subunit beta/FixA family protein, which produces MNIIVCIKQVPDTTLVRIDPETNTIIREGVPSIINPFDTNAIETGLQVKEKYGGKTIAITMGPSQASEALREAISMGIDEAYLISDKAFAGSDTLATSMVLSFAIKKLGFSLIICGKQAIDGDTAQVGPEIAELLDIPHISYVCKLPEIMDGKIRAERELDEAYEIIEADLPCLITVTKQINEPRMAGLKRKLFAKAMQIPILTKKGLEIDENLCGLPGSPTQVVRIFTPPKKEGKKLSGSPEEMVSTLIKELRERMVIM
- the polA gene encoding DNA polymerase I; its protein translation is MSKLYLIDGHSMAYRAFYAISSLTTSRGEPTNAIYGFTIMLLKILKEEMPDYLCICFDSKTPTFRHNIYPKYKAHRERMPEEMHIQIPLIFEAIKHLGCFSASLDGYEADDLIASCVKRFENDVDEIFILTQDKDMFSLISEKTRVVCCKKGVIEKTIFDPLKTIEKFGVPPESILDLLSLIGDSSDNIPGAKGIGEKTGVELIKKYESLENILKKPEIIEEQKIRTLIEKEKGMIELSRELVCLKDDLPLNFSLSDLKIKTMDKKSLLSLFLELEFKTLIKEMSLKEEKEREMLPFSLISTEEGISLFLKENKLIISDGSNSFFSSFDEAKTLLEDKNIEKIGFDLKSLIILFKKQGINLNGGLFDIMIASYLLNPGLKQNIDDIFIRNLPNETPDAMGIFKLKGKLEKKLKEEGLFGVFEELEMPLVNVLSEMEASGIMVDKKYLVEFGGELNEKISLLSEKIYSFAGEFNLNSPKQLSFILFEKLNLPIIKRGKTGPSTDEEVLVSLSKLHPLPKLILDYRELAKLKSTYTDGIIPLIGEDGRVHTSFNQTITATGRLSSSNPNLQNIPIRTEVGKKIRRAFVASSSNVFLKADYSQIELRILAHISKDKALISSFIAGEDIHSNTASEIYGSSKITEEMRRQAKTINFGIVYGMSAYGLSKELGISPNNAQEMIDRYFILHPGVLMYIQETIQKARELGYVETLWKRKRFIPEILSKNKGIREFAERQAINMPIQGTCADLIKKAMIDVYKSLPSNCKLLLQVHDELLFEIPEKESSKIAPIVIESMKNAGKFDVPIEVNISIGKNWGEL